A region from the Campylobacter subantarcticus LMG 24377 genome encodes:
- a CDS encoding OmpA family protein, with the protein MKSIIALSVAFVVLLGASIGFYIWYFDDSSNTYVYDYKKNNSYQSYSSSTNQYNHEENYLSHNTYENHTQTNEEKPYESQANSLANNTITSEPNTTNVNIQKENTTTQKESVNTQDNNTSTQEKNTTAEVKKEKTQSHAQIIQTKTTQTIQNKNTQDVKQTHKKTNTYKNTMQEYIAKGKTSRYEPQLSNDFVKVYVLDGKNLSDYRIGVLKEMINPIKNNSQDYNLTIFIDMLSNDNMKLSIYNKDIVFEKNKKKYNYVDVKISNLKFLFDKNGYSEYSNEDLLEKINQNLAREDIIKKVKIQGYADDRGSAFANYMIGLNRAMNVAKHFFSFTEVIEIESLGKDTYPTKDKSDSQRQNNRKVEISFYN; encoded by the coding sequence ATGAAAAGTATTATTGCTTTAAGTGTAGCTTTTGTTGTATTACTAGGTGCTAGCATAGGATTTTATATATGGTATTTTGATGATTCTTCAAATACTTATGTATATGATTATAAGAAAAATAATTCTTATCAAAGCTATAGTTCATCAACCAACCAATATAATCACGAAGAAAATTACTTAAGTCATAATACTTATGAAAATCACACTCAAACAAACGAAGAAAAACCTTATGAAAGTCAGGCTAACTCTTTAGCTAATAACACAATTACATCAGAGCCAAACACCACTAATGTAAATATACAAAAAGAAAATACCACTACACAAAAAGAAAGCGTTAATACACAAGATAACAACACTAGCACACAAGAAAAAAACACAACCGCTGAAGTAAAGAAAGAAAAAACTCAATCTCATGCTCAAATAATCCAAACAAAAACAACCCAAACTATACAAAACAAAAACACACAAGATGTAAAACAAACTCACAAAAAAACCAATACTTATAAAAATACCATGCAAGAATACATAGCAAAAGGTAAAACAAGTCGCTATGAACCACAACTTAGTAATGATTTTGTCAAAGTTTATGTTTTAGATGGTAAAAATTTAAGTGATTATAGGATTGGGGTTTTAAAAGAGATGATCAACCCTATCAAAAACAACTCTCAAGATTACAATCTAACTATTTTTATTGATATGCTTTCTAATGATAATATGAAACTAAGTATATATAATAAAGACATCGTATTTGAAAAAAACAAGAAAAAATATAACTACGTAGATGTAAAAATTTCAAATCTGAAATTTTTATTTGACAAAAACGGCTATAGCGAATATAGCAATGAAGATTTATTAGAAAAAATCAATCAAAATCTAGCTAGAGAAGATATCATTAAAAAGGTTAAAATTCAAGGTTATGCAGATGATAGAGGAAGCGCTTTTGCAAATTATATGATAGGATTGAATAGAGCAATGAATGTAGCTAAACACTTCTTTAGTTTTACCGAAGTAATCGAGATCGAATCTTTGGGAAAAGATACTTATCCTACTAAAGATAAATCTGACTCTCAAAGACAAAACAACCGTAAAGTAGAAATTAGTTTTTATAACTAA
- a CDS encoding valine--tRNA ligase → MYDKSLEKEYYKICEERGYFEINGNEKIQEKGKNFCIMMPPPNVTGVLHIGHALTCTLQDITTRYKRMDGYKTLYQPGLDHAGIATQNVVEKQLLAQGIKKEELGREEFIKKVWEWKEQSGGTIVKQMRILGITPAWSRLRFTMDDGLVNAVKKAFVDLYDKKLIVRGNYMVNWCTHDGALSDIEVEHKENKGKLYHLKYFLEDSQEYIVVATTRPETYFGDSAVMVNPNDERFKHLIGKNVILPLINRTIPIIADEHVDMEFGTGFVKVTPAHDHNDYEVGLRHQLEFITIFDEKGILNEHCLHFKGLERLEARDVIIKELQEKGFVEKIEDYTNQVGYCYRCKNVVEPYISKQWFVKNEIAKESIEKVNLGGSQFYPAHWINSFNAWMRDLKDWCISRQLWWGHQIPVYYCECSHEWASEETPSQCPKCQSTNFKQDPDVLDTWFSSGLWAMSTLGWGNKDWGKNTLWSENDLKDFYPNSLLITGFDILFFWVARMMFQSTNALGELPFKDIYLHALVKDEQGRKMSKSLGNVIDPVQSVDEYSADILRFTLALLAIQGRDIKLSNDKLIQVRNFTNKLYNASKFLLLNEEKFEDLDKNKIQSNLAKYMLSRFETCVKEARENLDNYRFNDAANTLYKFFWDEFCDWGIELSKAEKSSIKELGSIFKEALKLLNPFMPFISEYLYHELSKTSIHTHESIMVSRYPQCDIKDEKIEKLFNIIIESIVSLRRAKTLVELANTKIQKACIKLNDKSLIAELKHYTNFISMLAKCENIDFITTNLEKSIRDVSENLEVFIPTQDLDLSRVLNRLNSQKTKLEKEFNKLDAMMKNEKFVSNAPAAVVEQNKTQLENIKAQLEKINDEIFNLKG, encoded by the coding sequence ATGTATGATAAATCACTAGAAAAAGAATACTATAAAATTTGCGAAGAACGCGGATATTTTGAAATCAACGGTAATGAGAAAATTCAAGAAAAAGGCAAAAATTTTTGTATCATGATGCCACCACCTAATGTAACAGGTGTTTTACACATAGGGCATGCGCTTACTTGTACTCTACAAGATATCACCACACGCTATAAAAGAATGGATGGTTATAAAACACTTTACCAACCAGGACTTGATCATGCAGGTATTGCTACACAAAATGTCGTAGAAAAACAACTTTTAGCTCAAGGTATAAAAAAAGAGGAGCTTGGAAGAGAAGAATTTATAAAAAAAGTTTGGGAGTGGAAAGAACAAAGCGGTGGTACTATAGTTAAGCAAATGCGAATTTTAGGCATTACTCCTGCTTGGAGTCGCTTACGCTTTACTATGGATGATGGTTTGGTTAATGCGGTTAAAAAAGCTTTTGTTGATCTTTATGATAAAAAGCTTATTGTGCGCGGCAACTATATGGTAAATTGGTGCACCCACGATGGAGCTTTAAGCGATATAGAAGTAGAACATAAAGAAAATAAAGGAAAATTATATCATCTTAAGTATTTTCTAGAAGATTCTCAAGAATACATCGTAGTAGCCACAACAAGACCTGAAACTTACTTTGGCGATAGTGCTGTGATGGTTAATCCAAATGATGAAAGATTCAAACATTTAATTGGTAAAAATGTTATTTTACCTTTAATAAATAGAACAATTCCTATTATTGCTGATGAGCATGTAGACATGGAGTTTGGAACAGGCTTTGTAAAAGTAACACCTGCACACGATCACAACGACTATGAGGTAGGTTTAAGACATCAGCTAGAATTTATCACTATCTTTGATGAAAAAGGTATTTTAAATGAACATTGCTTGCATTTTAAAGGCTTAGAAAGATTAGAAGCAAGAGATGTTATCATCAAAGAATTACAAGAAAAAGGTTTTGTTGAAAAAATAGAAGATTATACCAATCAAGTAGGATATTGCTATCGTTGTAAAAATGTAGTAGAACCTTACATCTCCAAACAGTGGTTTGTAAAAAATGAAATTGCAAAAGAAAGCATAGAAAAAGTAAATCTTGGCGGAAGTCAGTTTTACCCTGCACATTGGATTAATAGCTTTAATGCTTGGATGAGAGACTTAAAAGATTGGTGTATTTCAAGACAACTTTGGTGGGGTCATCAAATTCCTGTGTATTATTGTGAGTGTTCTCATGAATGGGCAAGCGAAGAAACTCCAAGTCAATGCCCAAAGTGCCAAAGCACTAATTTCAAGCAAGATCCTGATGTTTTAGATACTTGGTTTTCTTCAGGTCTTTGGGCAATGAGCACCCTAGGTTGGGGCAATAAAGACTGGGGTAAAAATACACTTTGGTCTGAAAATGATTTAAAAGATTTTTATCCTAATTCTTTATTAATTACCGGTTTTGATATTTTATTTTTCTGGGTTGCTAGAATGATGTTTCAAAGCACTAATGCCTTAGGTGAACTTCCTTTTAAAGATATATATTTACACGCTTTGGTTAAAGATGAACAAGGTAGAAAAATGAGTAAATCTCTAGGTAATGTCATCGATCCAGTGCAAAGTGTGGATGAATACAGTGCTGACATCTTGCGCTTTACTCTTGCGCTTTTAGCTATCCAAGGTAGAGATATAAAACTAAGCAATGACAAACTCATACAAGTTAGAAATTTCACCAACAAACTTTATAACGCAAGTAAATTCTTGCTTTTAAATGAGGAAAAATTTGAAGATTTAGACAAAAACAAAATTCAATCCAATTTAGCAAAATACATGCTATCTCGTTTTGAAACATGTGTAAAAGAAGCAAGAGAAAATCTAGACAACTATCGCTTTAACGATGCAGCAAATACTTTATACAAATTCTTTTGGGATGAATTTTGTGATTGGGGTATTGAACTTAGCAAGGCTGAAAAATCAAGCATAAAAGAGTTAGGAAGTATCTTCAAAGAAGCTTTAAAACTTCTCAATCCTTTTATGCCATTTATTAGTGAGTATTTATATCATGAGTTAAGTAAAACTTCTATCCATACTCACGAATCTATCATGGTTTCAAGATATCCTCAATGTGACATCAAAGATGAAAAAATTGAAAAACTATTCAACATCATTATAGAAAGCATAGTTAGTTTACGTCGTGCAAAAACCTTAGTAGAGCTTGCAAATACAAAAATTCAAAAAGCTTGTATAAAATTAAATGATAAAAGTTTAATAGCTGAATTAAAACATTATACCAATTTCATCTCTATGCTTGCAAAATGCGAAAATATTGATTTTATCACTACAAATTTAGAAAAATCCATTAGAGATGTAAGTGAGAATTTAGAAGTATTCATACCAACTCAAGATCTTGACTTAAGTAGGGTTTTAAATAGACTTAATAGCCAAAAAACAAAACTTGAAAAAGAATTTAACAAACTTGATGCTATGATGAAAAATGAAAAATTTGTTTCTAATGCACCTGCTGCGGTTGTGGAGCAAAATAAAACTCAACTTGAAAACATCAAAGCCCAACTTGAAAAAATTAACGATGAAATTTTTAATTTAAAAGGCTAG
- the ppa gene encoding inorganic diphosphatase, giving the protein MDISKIKVGEVPNKLNAVIEIPYGSNIKYELDKESGAIMVDRVMYSAMFYPANYGFIPNTLADDGDPIDVLVLNEYPIQAGAAIPCRLIGVLLMEDESGMDEKLLAVPVSKIDPRYDSIKSLDDLPKASLDKIKNFFETYKMLEPNKWVKVKEFAGIEKASEILENSIKNYK; this is encoded by the coding sequence ATGGATATTAGCAAAATTAAAGTTGGAGAAGTACCAAACAAGCTAAATGCGGTTATTGAAATTCCTTATGGATCCAATATCAAATACGAACTTGATAAAGAAAGCGGAGCTATTATGGTTGATCGTGTGATGTACTCAGCGATGTTTTATCCAGCAAACTATGGTTTTATACCAAATACTCTTGCAGATGATGGTGATCCTATTGATGTTTTAGTATTAAATGAATACCCTATTCAAGCAGGTGCTGCAATCCCTTGTCGTTTAATAGGTGTGTTGCTAATGGAAGATGAAAGTGGTATGGATGAAAAATTACTAGCTGTTCCTGTAAGCAAAATCGACCCAAGGTATGATAGCATTAAAAGTCTAGATGATCTTCCAAAAGCAAGCTTAGACAAGATCAAAAATTTCTTTGAAACATACAAAATGCTTGAACCAAACAAATGGGTAAAAGTAAAAGAATTTGCAGGTATCGAAAAAGCAAGTGAAATTTTAGAAAATTCTATTAAAAATTACAAATAA
- a CDS encoding adenylate kinase gives MKQLFLIIGAPGSGKTTDASIIAADDANITHYSTGDLLRAEVASGSELGKTIDSFISKGNLVPLDVVVNTIITALKNAPTNTILIDGYPRSVEQMLEFDKVLKNQNEVNLKGVIEVKVSEEVARERVLGRARGADDNEEVFNNRMKVYLEPLEEITNFYTKENIHHIINGERSIEAIVADMKNLINDLLK, from the coding sequence ATGAAACAATTATTTTTAATCATAGGCGCACCAGGCAGTGGTAAAACAACTGATGCAAGCATTATTGCAGCAGATGATGCAAACATTACTCATTATTCTACAGGAGATTTATTAAGAGCAGAAGTTGCTAGTGGTAGTGAACTTGGAAAAACCATTGATAGTTTTATTTCTAAAGGGAATTTAGTCCCACTAGATGTAGTTGTAAATACCATTATCACGGCTTTAAAAAACGCTCCAACTAACACGATACTTATCGATGGTTACCCAAGAAGCGTGGAACAAATGCTCGAGTTTGATAAAGTATTAAAAAATCAAAATGAAGTAAATTTAAAAGGTGTTATAGAAGTAAAAGTTAGTGAAGAAGTTGCCAGAGAAAGAGTTTTGGGGCGTGCTAGAGGTGCTGATGATAATGAAGAAGTTTTCAACAATAGAATGAAAGTTTATTTAGAACCTTTAGAAGAAATAACAAATTTCTATACCAAAGAAAATATCCACCATATAATCAATGGTGAAAGAAGTATCGAAGCTATCGTAGCGGATATGAAAAATTTAATTAATGATTTATTAAAATAA